In Bradyrhizobium guangxiense, the following are encoded in one genomic region:
- the apaG gene encoding Co2+/Mg2+ efflux protein ApaG: MYRAVTRQIEVTVEPNFVPEQSSADRSRYFWSYTIVITNSGEETVQLKTRHWIITDASGRQQEVKGEGVVGEQPILAPGERFEYTSGVPLSTASGFMTGRYQMVSESGERFEIDVPAFSLDSPDSKRVLN, translated from the coding sequence ATGTACCGCGCCGTGACCCGCCAGATCGAAGTGACCGTCGAGCCGAACTTTGTTCCGGAGCAGTCGTCGGCCGACCGCTCCCGCTACTTCTGGTCCTACACCATCGTCATCACCAATTCCGGCGAGGAAACCGTGCAGCTCAAGACGCGGCACTGGATCATCACCGACGCCTCCGGCCGCCAGCAGGAGGTGAAGGGCGAAGGCGTGGTCGGCGAGCAGCCGATCCTCGCCCCCGGCGAGCGCTTCGAATATACCTCCGGCGTGCCGCTCTCGACCGCCTCCGGCTTCATGACCGGGCGCTATCAGATGGTGAGCGAAAGCGGCGAGCGCTTCGAGATCGACGTGCCGGCGTTTTCGCTCGACAGCCCGGACAGCAAGCGGGTGTTGAATTAA
- a CDS encoding SGNH/GDSL hydrolase family protein: MKAKVLLSLILLCGGLAAPVARAGEAASAAPPAPSACELPPYLLTSESQLPKVADAIKAGKPLDILVIGSRSTTIPSSEGSSYPARMEAILREKLPPSELVHVSVEIQSKKTAEETASTFVKLMEAKTPTLVIWQTGTVDAIRSIDPDEFRGAVTDGVAALQKAGADVVLMNLQYSPRTETMISAQPFLDNMRVVAQEHDIPLFDRFAIMRQWNDQGQFDLFSPSRGPELAKQVHDCLGRALAQFVIDAAHLEPAQQQN, encoded by the coding sequence ATGAAGGCGAAGGTTCTCCTGAGCCTGATCCTGCTATGCGGTGGCCTCGCCGCGCCCGTGGCGCGCGCGGGCGAAGCCGCGTCCGCTGCTCCCCCCGCGCCCTCGGCCTGCGAATTGCCGCCCTATCTGCTGACCAGCGAAAGCCAGCTGCCCAAGGTCGCCGACGCCATCAAGGCCGGCAAGCCGCTCGATATCCTGGTGATCGGCAGCCGCTCGACCACGATTCCGTCCTCGGAGGGCAGCTCCTATCCGGCACGCATGGAGGCGATCCTCAGGGAGAAGCTGCCGCCTTCGGAATTGGTGCACGTCTCCGTAGAAATACAGAGCAAGAAAACCGCAGAGGAGACCGCCTCCACCTTCGTTAAGCTGATGGAAGCAAAAACGCCTACTTTGGTCATCTGGCAGACCGGGACCGTGGATGCTATCCGATCCATCGATCCCGACGAATTTCGTGGCGCGGTGACCGACGGGGTTGCTGCGCTGCAAAAGGCAGGGGCTGACGTCGTCTTGATGAATTTGCAATACAGCCCGCGCACCGAAACCATGATCTCGGCGCAGCCTTTTCTCGATAATATGCGCGTCGTGGCGCAGGAGCACGACATCCCGCTGTTCGATCGTTTCGCGATTATGCGGCAGTGGAATGATCAGGGCCAGTTCGACCTGTTCAGCCCGTCCCGCGGGCCTGAGCTGGCGAAACAGGTCCATGATTGCCTTGGCCGGGCGTTGGCACAGTTCGTGATCGACGCTGCCCATCTGGAGCCGGCCCAGCAGCAAAATTGA
- the argF gene encoding ornithine carbamoyltransferase has protein sequence MSKSPTKTPKHFLDINELPLSELKRMLAASSAMKAKQKAQQPVRPLEGKTLAMIFERPSTRTRVSFDVAMRQLGGEPIMLTGAEMQLGRGETIADTARVLSRYVDAIMIRILNHEALLELAANATVPVINGLTRRSHPCQVMADLMTYEEHRGPIEGKTVAWTGDDNNVLASWAHAAERFKFQLNVATPPELAPKKAMRDWVKATGAPIVLGTDPEAAVRGADCVVTDTWVSMGDKEGEHRHNVLKPYQVNSKLMSLAKPDALFMHCLPAHRGEEVTDEVIDGPQSVVFDEAENRLHAQKGILAWCFDAVK, from the coding sequence ATGAGCAAGTCCCCCACCAAGACGCCGAAGCACTTCCTCGACATCAACGAGCTGCCGCTGTCGGAGCTCAAGCGCATGCTCGCCGCCTCCTCCGCGATGAAGGCGAAGCAGAAGGCACAACAGCCGGTGCGGCCGCTCGAAGGCAAGACGCTGGCGATGATCTTCGAGCGGCCCTCGACCCGCACGCGGGTCTCGTTCGACGTCGCCATGCGCCAGCTCGGCGGCGAACCCATCATGCTCACCGGCGCCGAGATGCAGCTCGGCCGCGGCGAGACCATCGCCGACACCGCACGCGTGCTGTCGCGTTACGTCGACGCCATCATGATCCGCATCCTCAATCACGAGGCCCTGCTGGAGCTTGCGGCCAACGCCACCGTGCCCGTCATCAACGGCCTGACGCGGCGTTCGCATCCCTGCCAGGTGATGGCCGACCTCATGACCTATGAGGAGCATCGCGGTCCGATCGAGGGCAAGACGGTGGCCTGGACTGGCGACGACAACAACGTTCTGGCGTCATGGGCGCATGCCGCCGAGCGCTTCAAGTTTCAGCTCAACGTCGCCACCCCTCCGGAGCTCGCGCCGAAAAAGGCGATGCGCGACTGGGTCAAGGCGACGGGCGCGCCGATCGTGCTCGGCACCGATCCGGAAGCCGCCGTGCGCGGTGCCGATTGCGTCGTCACCGACACCTGGGTGTCGATGGGCGACAAGGAAGGCGAGCATCGCCACAACGTGCTCAAGCCCTACCAGGTCAACAGCAAGCTGATGTCGCTCGCCAAGCCCGATGCGCTGTTCATGCACTGCCTGCCCGCCCATCGCGGCGAGGAGGTCACCGACGAGGTGATCGACGGTCCGCAATCGGTCGTGTTCGACGAGGCCGAAAACCGCCTGCACGCGCAGAAGGGCATTCTGGCCTGGTGCTTTGACGCGGTGAAGTAG
- a CDS encoding SGNH/GDSL hydrolase family protein, which yields MSSLRPFCLTLRLAAPAMAALLLLTPASYAQTPAAQPAPAPAQSADPAPAASSQTTVAARSPEQRGVTSRAIDKVKEVAKSTADIFSRVPCLPPKGGSKAMGSLPHVASKLVAGQPVVIVAFGSSSTAGFGASSPEFNYPNRLAAQLRRHYPTADITVINAGVGGEDAPEMMRRLQTQVIDVHPDMVIWQVGTNAVLRNLDPGDTAKLVEDGISRIQAAGGADIVLVDPQYSPAVNQRKESAGKMIKLLGKVAELRKVGIFPRFEVMRDWHENQSIPVESFVIADGLHMNDWGYACFAQLLGDDIIRSVGQIKLGVNVPADVRTYRPM from the coding sequence ATGAGTTCTCTCCGCCCTTTTTGCCTGACGTTACGGCTGGCTGCGCCCGCTATGGCGGCGCTGCTGTTGCTGACGCCGGCCTCGTATGCGCAGACGCCAGCCGCACAGCCGGCCCCCGCACCCGCGCAGTCGGCTGATCCCGCGCCCGCTGCGTCCTCCCAGACCACCGTCGCGGCAAGGTCGCCCGAGCAGCGCGGCGTCACGTCGCGCGCCATCGATAAGGTGAAGGAGGTCGCGAAGTCCACCGCCGACATCTTCAGCCGCGTGCCTTGTCTGCCGCCGAAAGGCGGCTCGAAGGCGATGGGCTCGCTGCCGCATGTCGCAAGCAAGCTGGTCGCCGGCCAGCCCGTGGTCATCGTCGCGTTCGGTTCGTCGTCCACGGCAGGATTCGGCGCGAGCTCGCCGGAGTTCAACTATCCGAACCGTCTCGCCGCGCAGCTGCGGCGTCACTACCCGACTGCCGACATCACCGTCATCAATGCCGGCGTCGGCGGCGAGGATGCGCCCGAGATGATGAGGCGCCTCCAGACGCAGGTGATCGACGTGCATCCGGACATGGTGATCTGGCAGGTCGGCACCAACGCCGTGCTGCGCAATCTCGATCCCGGCGACACCGCCAAACTGGTCGAGGACGGCATCAGCCGCATCCAGGCCGCCGGCGGTGCCGATATCGTGCTGGTCGATCCGCAATATTCGCCGGCCGTCAACCAGCGCAAGGAGAGCGCCGGCAAGATGATCAAGCTGCTTGGCAAGGTCGCCGAGCTCCGCAAGGTCGGCATCTTCCCGCGCTTCGAGGTGATGCGCGACTGGCACGAGAACCAGTCGATCCCGGTCGAGAGCTTCGTCATCGCCGACGGTCTGCACATGAACGATTGGGGCTATGCTTGCTTCGCCCAGCTGCTTGGCGACGACATCATCCGCTCCGTCGGCCAGATCAAGCTCGGCGTGAACGTGCCTGCCGATGTGAGAACGTATCGGCCGATGTAG
- a CDS encoding Hsp33 family molecular chaperone: MVSQSPDMKTGPEGLVRAPSAVPIDDAVLPYEVDALDVRGRLVRLGPALDDILTKHDYPAAVGKLLGEAIVLTTLLGSALKFEGRFILQAQTDGPVSFLVVDYQAPDRLGAHARFDAARLGDVQKSGLDSGTLLGRGHLAMTIDQGPDMSRYQGLVALDGGSLEDAAHEYFLRSEQIPTRVRLAVGEEWRSSDGGKHRWRAGGMLMQFLPKAPERARQADLHPGDAPDGVEVHSVAEDDAWVEARSLIETVEDVELIDPELSGERLLFRLFHERGVRVFNPIVLKAQCSCSRNAVAAMLKSFSPDDRAAMVKDDKVVVTCEFCSSVYDFTPDEAGVEDA; the protein is encoded by the coding sequence ATGGTTTCCCAATCCCCTGACATGAAAACCGGGCCTGAAGGCCTGGTTCGCGCACCATCGGCGGTTCCGATCGACGACGCTGTGCTGCCTTACGAGGTCGACGCGCTCGACGTGCGCGGCCGCCTGGTGCGGCTTGGTCCGGCGCTCGACGACATCCTGACCAAGCACGATTATCCCGCTGCCGTGGGCAAGCTGCTCGGCGAGGCCATCGTGCTGACGACGCTGCTCGGCTCGGCGCTGAAATTCGAGGGCCGCTTCATCCTGCAGGCCCAGACCGACGGTCCGGTGTCGTTCCTGGTGGTGGACTATCAGGCGCCGGATCGGCTGGGCGCCCATGCGCGCTTCGATGCCGCGCGCCTCGGCGACGTCCAAAAATCTGGCTTGGATTCCGGCACACTGCTTGGCCGCGGTCATCTCGCCATGACCATCGACCAGGGCCCCGACATGAGCCGCTACCAGGGCCTGGTCGCGCTCGACGGCGGCAGTCTGGAAGACGCCGCGCACGAATATTTCCTGCGCTCCGAGCAGATCCCGACGCGCGTGCGCCTCGCGGTTGGCGAGGAATGGCGCTCGAGCGACGGCGGCAAGCATCGCTGGCGCGCCGGCGGCATGCTGATGCAGTTTCTGCCCAAGGCGCCTGAGCGCGCGCGCCAGGCGGACCTGCATCCCGGCGATGCCCCCGACGGCGTCGAGGTGCACAGCGTCGCCGAGGACGACGCCTGGGTCGAGGCGCGTTCGCTGATCGAGACGGTCGAGGACGTCGAGCTGATCGACCCCGAGCTCTCCGGCGAGAGGCTGCTGTTTCGCCTGTTCCACGAGCGCGGCGTGCGCGTGTTCAATCCGATAGTCCTCAAGGCGCAGTGCTCCTGCTCGCGCAATGCAGTCGCCGCGATGCTCAAGAGCTTTTCGCCGGACGATCGTGCCGCGATGGTCAAGGACGACAAGGTCGTCGTCACCTGCGAGTTCTGCTCGTCGGTGTACGATTTCACGCCGGATGAAGCGGGCGTCGAGGACGCGTAG
- a CDS encoding aspartate aminotransferase family protein, giving the protein MTNSAAPHLLPVFARANLGFERGEGCWLIATNGDRYLDFTSGVAVNALGHCHPHLIKALQEQATRLWHMSNLFQSPDGEKLAARLCSESFADFVFFCNSGAEALEGVIKLVRHHHFSKGHPERYRIITFEGAFHGRTLATLAATGSAKYLEGFGPPMDGFDQVPHGDLEAVKKAIGPGPAGILIEPIQGEGGVRSAPPGFLKALRQLCDEKGLLLAFDEVQTGMGRAGDLFAHRRTGVAPDVMSLAKALGGGFPIGAILATADAASGMGPGSHGSTFGGNPLAIAAANAVLDVMLKPGFFDHVQKMSLLLKQKLASVIDRHPDIVSEVRGEGLLIGIKAVVPSGDLVAALRDEKLLTVGAGDNVVRFLPPLIVSEAEIEDSVGRLERACTALSAGQTKRAAS; this is encoded by the coding sequence CGCGGCGAAGGCTGCTGGCTGATCGCGACCAACGGTGATCGCTATCTCGATTTCACCTCGGGCGTCGCGGTGAACGCGCTCGGCCATTGCCATCCGCATCTGATCAAGGCGTTGCAGGAGCAGGCGACCAGGCTGTGGCACATGTCGAACCTGTTTCAGAGCCCGGACGGCGAGAAGCTCGCCGCGCGCCTGTGCAGCGAGAGCTTTGCGGACTTCGTGTTCTTCTGCAATTCCGGCGCCGAGGCGCTGGAGGGCGTGATCAAGCTGGTCCGCCATCATCATTTCTCCAAGGGCCATCCGGAGCGCTACCGCATCATCACCTTCGAAGGCGCCTTCCACGGCCGCACGTTGGCGACGCTGGCTGCGACGGGCTCCGCCAAATATCTCGAAGGGTTCGGCCCGCCGATGGACGGCTTCGACCAAGTGCCGCATGGCGACCTCGAAGCCGTCAAGAAGGCGATCGGCCCCGGCCCCGCCGGCATCCTGATCGAGCCGATCCAGGGCGAGGGCGGCGTGCGCTCGGCACCTCCCGGCTTCCTCAAGGCGCTGCGCCAGCTCTGCGACGAGAAGGGCTTGCTGCTCGCATTCGACGAGGTGCAGACCGGCATGGGCCGCGCCGGTGATCTGTTCGCCCATCGGCGCACCGGCGTCGCACCTGACGTGATGTCGCTGGCGAAGGCGCTCGGTGGCGGCTTCCCGATCGGCGCAATCCTGGCGACCGCTGATGCGGCTTCAGGCATGGGGCCTGGCTCGCACGGCTCGACCTTCGGCGGCAATCCGCTGGCGATCGCCGCGGCCAACGCCGTACTCGACGTCATGCTCAAGCCCGGCTTCTTCGACCACGTGCAGAAGATGTCGCTGCTTCTCAAGCAGAAGCTCGCCTCCGTGATCGACCGTCATCCCGACATCGTCAGCGAAGTGCGCGGCGAGGGCCTCCTGATCGGCATCAAGGCCGTCGTGCCGTCGGGCGATCTCGTGGCCGCCTTGCGCGACGAGAAACTGCTGACCGTCGGGGCCGGCGACAATGTCGTCCGCTTCCTGCCACCGCTGATCGTCAGTGAAGCCGAGATCGAGGACAGCGTCGGGCGGCTGGAGCGTGCCTGCACCGCATTGTCGGCGGGCCAGACCAAGCGGGCGGCAAGCTGA
- a CDS encoding OpgC domain-containing protein produces the protein MTIADQVTGSTIAGTAQPAETKPRARAPAITLPAIGERELRLDLFRGLALWLIFIDHLPPSLLTWFTIRNYGFSDATEIFIFISGYTAAFVYGRAMLESGVVIATARILRRVWQIYVAHVFLFTIFLAEISYVATRFENPLYTEEMGIMDFLKQPDVTIVQALLLRFRPVNMDVLPLYIVLMLALPLILWSMKWRPDVTLGLSVVLYAVTWEYDLYLSAYPNGFWAFNPFAWQLLFVFGAWCALGGARRMSRILASPVTMWISIAYLVAAFYVTLTWYVPQLSQFMPKRIEQWMYPIDKTDLDVLRFTHFLALAALTVRFLPRDWPGLKSRWLRPLILCGQHSLEIFCLGVFLAFAGHFILAEVSGGAAMHALISLSGVLIMWGVAWVISWYKSVADKSGAKTKNAVGNADLAGGG, from the coding sequence ATGACCATTGCCGACCAAGTGACGGGATCGACCATCGCGGGAACTGCCCAGCCTGCGGAGACGAAGCCGCGTGCGAGGGCGCCGGCCATCACATTGCCCGCCATCGGCGAGCGCGAGCTCCGGCTCGACCTGTTCCGCGGGCTCGCGCTATGGCTGATCTTCATCGACCATCTGCCGCCCAGTCTCTTGACCTGGTTCACGATCCGCAATTACGGCTTCAGCGACGCCACCGAGATCTTCATCTTCATTTCCGGCTACACCGCGGCCTTCGTCTATGGCCGGGCGATGCTGGAGAGCGGCGTCGTCATCGCCACCGCGCGCATCCTGCGCCGGGTCTGGCAGATCTACGTTGCCCACGTCTTCCTGTTCACGATCTTCCTCGCCGAAATCTCCTACGTCGCGACCAGGTTCGAGAACCCGCTCTATACCGAAGAGATGGGGATCATGGACTTCCTCAAGCAGCCCGACGTCACCATCGTGCAGGCGCTGCTGTTGCGCTTCCGTCCCGTCAACATGGACGTGCTGCCGCTCTATATCGTGCTGATGCTGGCGCTGCCCTTGATCCTGTGGTCGATGAAATGGCGGCCCGACGTCACGCTCGGCCTCTCGGTCGTGCTCTACGCAGTCACCTGGGAGTACGATCTCTATTTGTCGGCCTATCCGAACGGCTTCTGGGCCTTCAATCCCTTCGCCTGGCAATTGCTGTTCGTGTTCGGTGCATGGTGCGCGCTCGGAGGTGCGCGCCGCATGTCACGCATCCTGGCCTCGCCGGTGACGATGTGGATCTCGATCGCCTATCTCGTCGCGGCGTTCTACGTGACGCTGACCTGGTACGTGCCGCAGCTCTCCCAATTCATGCCGAAGCGGATCGAGCAGTGGATGTATCCGATCGACAAGACCGATCTCGACGTGCTGCGCTTCACGCATTTCCTGGCGCTGGCCGCGCTCACCGTGCGCTTCCTGCCCCGGGACTGGCCGGGCTTGAAATCGCGCTGGTTGCGGCCTTTGATCCTGTGCGGCCAGCATTCCCTCGAGATCTTCTGCCTCGGTGTCTTCCTGGCCTTTGCCGGCCATTTCATTCTCGCCGAAGTCTCCGGCGGCGCAGCCATGCATGCGCTGATTAGTCTCTCCGGGGTCCTGATCATGTGGGGCGTGGCCTGGGTGATTTCGTGGTACAAGAGCGTGGCTGACAAGAGCGGTGCGAAAACCAAAAACGCCGTCGGCAACGCCGATTTGGCGGGAGGGGGCTGA